The DNA region ATACAATAGTACGGAACAGTAAGAGCACCCATGAGCTTCTAAACCGTAGAAAAGTTGTTCGTGGCGTCATTGCTACTCACCTAAAAAATGAGGGCATTTCTGTACCCACAAATTTCACAAAGAATGAAGTTATCCAGAAAACTCTTGCGCACTGGAACAATCTGGTAAGTACATGGAGATGACTGAAAAGTCATGCCCATTGGTGTTTAGGTTTAATATCCTATTATTTCCTATACTAAATTAACCTGAATTGACTGAAATGAATACTAGAATATTGATTTCTCGATGGTGTAGGAGTcctgactactagtgatgagcgagtatactcgttgctcaggttttcccgcgcatgctcgggtgatctccgagtattttttagtgctcagagatttagttctcatcgccgcagctgaatgatttacagatgctagacagcttaaatacatgtggggattccctagcaaccaggccaccTCCACATGTacacaggctggctagcagctgtaaatcatgcagctgcgtcaacaaaaacgaaatctctgagcagtcacaaatactcggagaccacccgagcaacgagtatactcgctcatcactactgtctacTAATTGTGGGAACTTCTATTCCATCTTCAATGATTCTCTCACAGAAAGCCTCTCAAAAAATATTCTATTTCCACAGACCTAAACTATCCATACTTCTCCCCCAACAAGATACAAGCAAAATATGGAACCCTGAAGCTCTGACAGTGGAGACATACTGTAGCTTTTTATTTTTATGCACACATCGATATTGTCACATCACCACCCACATCTGCTCCAGCTATGTCTCCTttcgtttacctccggtcacagctcgggggtcacgctgtcatctgacacagCGTGGGAAcagcagctctctgactggcggtaataatcttaccaccAATTGGAGCAGTGTTTGCCATACTGTCATGCAGAtaacagcgtggcaaacaatggataTTCGAGCCCCCTCATTCATCTGAATGGTGTCAATGGCCGAACCCACCGAATCCAAACATCTAGTTGTCACAAAAATGGTACTTTAATGTCCAAAAACACTGTAAAACAAGAGTACATTTAAAATAAAAGTCAGTTATAGAAAATCCACTTAATATCATTCTAAATTATTATTTATATGGAAGCATCCAGTCCCCCCAAAAAACTTGGTGGAAGTCATGTCAGCCATTCATGACAGAATACTGACCACTATTAGCTATTATTCAAGGAGCAGCCAATGCCACAAAGCCCCATTGGGGGCAACAAGGCACATGGTTACACTATTTATCCTGGAGCTTAGCATCTCACCCTCTATTCAAGTATACACACATGTGCTGGATGATCTTGCAGTGTTGCATTGAAAAGCCCATAAGAGGAAGGATAGACAAGAGTAGTCTACCACTGCCCCTGGCCTGCTTCTCCCCTTgtttgtacatagggagagacctgtcaatcatctggagCTGGCAAGGGGTCACAATGGACTTACGGTATTAGGTCTCTACTTATAGGCACGGGCTCTTCAAAATAAATGTAGGTAATATAATTTGCCTTTTTGTACCAGGAAAGCATCCCAGCCGTGATCTTTACTCCAATTAAAGACCCTGTAACTTCATCTCCCGTAATAATACCACAGAAGATTTCTGATGTGCCAGTTCAGCAGCGACAGAAGGCTTGGAGTAATGTTCCCTTGTCCCTGTTCTCCACTGATATTTCCAAACTGTCCATACACAGCAGTCAAAGGGAAGAGAAAAGAGAACAGAGGTCGCCAATGCAGACCTGCCGCCCTCAGGTGAGTCTACAGAAGCTTAGCTTTATGATATTAGATTGACACATATTGAATTGTGTATTTATACATTCCCAGAGTAATCTTTCCAAGCTCCTTCATCACTGGTCTGCTACAGGAGTTTTATCATATAAAATTGGATAAGGATAAGGATAAGAGACCCGATTCATCAAAGGTTTTATGCCAGaattaaaagctttgaaaagttgctaaattttggTGCAACTCTTGAGGCTGTTTTAAAATTTTGCACACAATTTTCTCCCATTTCTGACAAAGTTTGCGAAACTGAAGTGGGATGACGGCGTGATGACTGCCGCTTGTCAAATTCATTATGAGAGGGGGCTTTCGCTGTGCCACAAATCTTTCTCCAGCAGGGACTGGACTAGGACTTGTAGCAAAGTGCACCCAGATGAGCACACCACTTGTccgacgctcctgattcattaggAGACTTGAGCTTCTTAATGAATAAGGAGCGTCTGACACCAACATTTTCATGAATCAGGGCCAAGATTTTCTAAAATGGCTCAATCATTTAAGATAATAGTAAGATAATAGGGTGGGAAACGGGGTATTTACTCAAATGCTTCCACCAGCTAATTTCCTCACTTAAGTCTAAGGGGAACACCCGCTAATAAAATGCCGAAATTACTCATTGTTGGAACTTAACCTTAGAGGAAGGTTTACACTTTGTGCTTTGTCTTCTCATGTAGAAATGATAGTGAGTTATAtttatgcaatttaaaaaaaaatgacaaaaatgttTTGGTGTATACTATACTTTCTGGATAAAAGAAGTTGAGGCATGGGCAGCCCATTTTGACTCTATCACCCACATAAACCTTGAGCCAACTCTGGGTCCTGACAATATGGCAAGGTTTAAATATTTTTAGAGCCAATTATGATTTCTTTTCCTCAATTTAAAATAATTGTATAGATTATATTGTTATCAGAAAAACTACAAAATGAGAGAAAGTTAAAATAGAATCCATTTTGTATAATTTGCCATTATGATTTCTATGGAAGAGCATGCAATCCTAAGATAAATAGCAGAAGTTGACCAATCTaatactgtaagggtaccgtcacacattgaaatttccatcgctacgacgttacgattcgtgacgttctagcgatatcgttacgatatcgctgtgtctgacacgctactgcgatcagacaccctgctgagaatcgtacgtcgtagcagatcgtttggaactttctttcgtcgcttgatcacccgctgacatcgctggatcgttgtgtgtgacagcgatccagcgatgtcttcgcttgtaaccagggtaaacatcgggtaactaagcgcagggccgcgcttagtaacccgatgtttaccctggttacaagcgtaaacgtaaaaaaacaaaccgtacatactcacccgtcggtgtccttcaggtcccttgccgtctgcttcctgctctgagtgccggccggaaagtgagagcagagcgcagcggtgctgcgctctgctctcactgtacggctgcactcagagcaggaagcagacggcaagggacctgaaggacaccgacgggtgagtatgtactgtttgtttttttacgtttacgctggtaaccagggtaaacatcgggttactaagcgcggccctgcgcttagttacccgatgtttaccctggttacccggggacttcggcatcgctccagcgccgtgattgcaacgacgctggagcgatgattatacgacgctgcgacgtcacgaatcgtgccgtcgcagcgatgaaaatttcaatgtgtgacggtaccctaagccattCATGGCTGAATGCCAACTGTTATCAGCCATCCTCAATGGAGAAAAAGCAAATGCCTTGAAGCCCCATCAGGAGCAATAAGACTCAAGGTCACACTACCATCTCCCCTCAATCCCTCAATGCATAAGCTGGATGATTCACTGGCAGACACAGGGAGTgcaggaacaatatatgggccctttgcagtccaatagctcatcataatgcacaaatcCACCTGATTTGGAGGTGGAAGTGGTTCCCCTTACctattgggcccctgtgcagctgcgctgGTTGCaccccaatgatatgtccacccctgggaAGATTTTGAGACGTGCGCTTCAAGGGTCTGGTACCAGATGACTATGCTTGGCCGtcattttaaagagaacctgttatcaAATTCTTGCTGCCCGAAGCACAATGATGTATCAGCAGGTGAGTATCAAATATAATACTTAACTTTGAAAAGGTGTTAAATAAACGCCAACAAGGTTATACATACATTAAATTAAAAATGGGTATTATTCCCACATACGATTGACCAAGGCTGAACCACAGTGGTGGATACACGTAGTCTAAAGAAATTCTTTACACTCTAGTCCAGAGACAAAAAGCCAAAGACAAACTCTCCTTATCTGACAGTGGTCATAAAGTAGTACTTCTTTTATACAATAGGATGGACATTGTGTGGTAGTCTATAAAACTATGTATAAAAATGGAACAGTGTCACCCATATGTTTCATCCAAGAGAGGAGAGGCAATCCTTATACTGTCAGGCTGTATCGTGGATCCCTGTCTGGTTAGGAGAGGATAGGGGTCTGGAGCTGGCCCTATTGTGCACTAGAAGACACTATTAATGGCCCTAACGCCCAGAGAACGCCTGCCCGTACAACTGCAGTCCACCGATTACCCTACGTGGAAATACCTAGCACTGCGTGCAACCTGACGCGTTTCTCCCTTGTTGGGTCTTCAGGGGAGGATATGTACAGGCATCTAAACATCAGCCACTGCCCTCTGATAGTCCTGTCATAGAAAAGCTCATACGGACCACACCTGCTGTTTTCAACCGAAACACCATGAGCATGAATCATGCACTGGCTGAACATTTGCCACCAGAAGTGTTTTCCTATGAAATCCTTTGACTGCACAATTAGGGAGAGGTCTTTTGGGCAACTGTAACAAAGAAGGGAGAAACCGGCCAGTGACAAGCCTCTACCTAGTCAGCCAAAACTGATAGTCCCCAGCCATTTTGTAAAGTATGTTTACAATGAAATGGTAAATGCACATTGTAGGGAAACAgagcatgtacagcaccatggaatcaatggtgctatataaataaataataataaaatagggtGATACTGTTATAAAAAAAGATATATTAGATCCAGGTAATGTGTTCACCTGAGCCAGTTGTGGAGGCACAACTCCTATGAAAGCTCAATCATGGTTGCTGTGCCCCCATGGCTTGGGGATGAGCTCCACCAGGAAACTACACCAGGAAAAAACAGCAGGAAACTCCACCAGGAAAAGACAATTCACGGTTTTGAGCTACGCTAGCCAAAATGATTGGATCCTTGATCCAATAATATAGAAGCAGTTTTTATTCCACAACACATTTCTACACCAGACTGGCGTGTTTCTGAAGTACAAAGACCAAGTGTACCATGGTTGCTGCATGATTTCAGGGCAAAAAAAAAACCTGGCTGCATTGTCAGATTTATGTTGCCAGTGGTTGAGGCTGCATAAATCTGATGAAATGTCCACTACAAATCTTCAAAGCAAAAATAGGTAATAGGTAGTTTCTTTGTTCCAGGAAATTATTCCAGCAACGATCTTTACTCCAATTAAGCATCCTGTAACTCCACCTTCAATAATAACACCAGCAAAGGTTTCCGATATGTCATTTCAGCAGCGACAGAAGGTTTCGAGTAATGTTCTTATTGTGCCTGATATTTCCAAACTGTCCATACACAGTAGTCAAAGGGGAGAGAGAAAAGAACAGAGGTCGCCATCACAAACCTGCTACCCTCAGGTGAGTCAACACAACCTCAGTGGAGCTCTATGATATATGAATGACACATGTTGAATTGTGTATTTATACGTCTCCAGTGTAAGGTTTCCAAGCTTGACCATCACTGATCTGCTATCCTATCCCATCATTGGCTGAAAATAAGGGAGTTGCTGACGTGTAATGCAGATGTCCCAAAGATGCTCATTCTCTGCAAAGAGTGGTCATCCATAGTCAGAGGCTTAGTTAGGGAGAATATTTTTGGACATCTATAAGTGTCATTGCTACCTATAAAACTGGAAGAGGCACTACAGAAACCACCGTATACAGGAGGAGTACTTATACTGCCGCAGTATGGAGCCACAGCGCCTTGTGTAGTCACGGCCAAGAGAATCTTCTATGGAATTGTTCAGGGAGGAGCATAGACTGTAGGATGGATTAGCATGGAAAGGAAATATCCTATGAAAAATTAACTGTGACCACTGTTTAActgtttttttattaatttgtttTGTTTGGAAAACCATCTAAACTGGCCATGCATATCACAATAATTTGGAGACAGACAGATCCTTTCTGGCTGAGTGAACATGTTCTTATTGTCCTAAGAAAGTTTTTGAAGAACTTTGAAGTTAAATTGTTCTCTACCATAGTATGTCATCAAGAGTTCCATCACCTAAAAAGCTTCACTTATCTTCTCCACCTTGTAGATGAGGGAATTACTGCAACTAAGTAAGGTGCCGAAATCTCAGCCATCACCTGTCAGCAGGGTGCAGAGAAGTTGAGGAGGTCACCATTTGTAAagccattttttattttgatccCACGCACTGAAGTAATGTGACAAGTACATATGCAGAATTTATGAGATCACACAACAGTAATAAAGTTTTCCATGGTCATTGCATATTTTACAGACTGTGCCACACATGACAACTCACTCCAAGATTCAGGCAGTGCCGAAGACGGAAAAAGTGTTGGACACTCGATACACAAATTTTATGGTAAAGATGTGCAATGCGCAATAATGGTGGTATATTTTAGTGAAGATTTTTACAGTTTAGCACAAATTTAGGGCAAAAAACCTTTTCATACTGAGCGTAATGCTTGTCCACAGGTTATTTATGGTATTGCAGATCAGTCCCATTCACTGATCTCACATCCAATATGTCACAGATAATATTAAGATTTTTAATTCCACTGCAGTGAATGTGCACTCGCCTGCCTCCCTCCTTACCTCTCACTCAGATTTCCAGTTTGGAAGAAAACAGCTGACATTTTGAATCTCCTAGACTCAGATTAGTACAATGGCCATAAAGGAGCAGGAAATCGTAATTAATACGCAGGAGCTCCTGTTAGGACAAAAGTCAATGGCGGTACCAAAGAGGATGTCTTTTGTGTGTAGACAAATTAATTGATACAGGAGAACTCTTTTCAGAGGACTGGACAGCAACTGGGCAGTGCGAGGGGATGTGTGTATCACCGTCTATTAGGATGATGGGAAAGAGGTACCCATAGCCTGCCAGAGGGGTGGTAAAATTGTATCCCAAGTCTGGCAGGGTGTTGAGAAGGTGAGTCCCATGACCTTTCAGGGTGATCGGAAGGCAGGATCCCAAGCCAGTCATGGTAGTGGTCAGGTGTGTCCCACAGCCTGTCAGAGTAGCAGGAGCTTAGTATCCCCAATCAGCCAAGGTTCTGGGCAGGTGTGTCCCACAGCCTGTCAGACAAATAGGAAGATTTTGTTATCTCCCAGGAAGACAGCCTATCTAGCCATTGTCGCCCGTGACTAGAGAGCCCAGAACGCATATAGCGCCCTGCCTTCTGGACCTTCATCATCTACCAGGATAACAGGACCAGTGACTGACCCAGAACATGTCCTGGAGGGTTCCTGTGTGTGAGATTAATGCCTTAGCGTCACTTCTGGCTACACCTAGCCAGAAATCTCAAATCTGACCTGTGGCGCTGAGTAGCCTCCCAAAGAAGCCCATCTCCGAATCCCTGACGAAGAGGGTACTGTGGGCCGCAAGGGTAGGCCGTAAGGTAGGCTTGTGGGGTGATCTAAAATGCAACCACCATGCTATCTCAAAAAGAAGGAagagtcatagaaaatattaagattTCTAAAGCCATTGTAGTGAAGAGGCATTTTCCCTCCTCCCTGACATTTTGAATCTCCTAGACTCAGATGACTACAAGGGACATAAAGGAGCAGGAAATCTTAATTAACATGCAGGAGATCCTGTTAGGACAAAAAACCTGGGCAGTACCAATGAGGATGTCATTTGTACAAAGACAAAGAGTTCTAGTTTGGACAGGTAATTGAGACAGGAGAACTTTTTACAGAGAGCTGGACAACAGTATTTGACATGTGTTTACACATAAATAGCAAAGTGGAAAGGTCTTTGTCCCCAGAAAATGCATTTTGAATTCAAACGACATTGTGATTTACTGTAAGAGAAATGCTACAATAGCCAACCCAGACTTTATGTCTTTGAAAGAAAATTCTGAATGTTAGAGTTTGTATAAATCTGATCGTGATGGGATATACATTTTCAGCTTCAGGGCGAATAGGAAAGAATATGCATATTTCTTCATAACTGTGACAcctgcctataagccccaaatcaatGTTGGTCAGATAACTGACACCAGCGATGTCATGTTTGATCACTGGGTAAATGGTAAAATCCCAATTAAATATATGGTGGCGATCTTAAACTTCTGCTATCATCCGGAGAGAAGATATCACAAAAGTTGAGAATTTCATGAATTCCTTAGGGGCTCAGAACAATCCACAACCTGTCCCAAATGAGGTCATCAAAAGGGTTGGGTGGGTGTAACTCAGGTACTTATTCACAGTGCTCGTTACTTCaaacaggtggcgctgtagaattcaagtcctctttctctttgaagaggcaatttgcatattaaatttcccataggagcatttcatggcaaataagcctccttaccttgacaagccagagctggtatgtaatTTTTCactaggagaaacgttaccccttagacctcagtccagagcttctcacctagccaaataagTTCTCATACTTGGCACTGTCGAGGGCCAATAGCCTGAAacactgcaaattgagattctgatttggcttttatcctaagtcatattgcacaactcgttaaatggTTGATTGTGACTCATAGAATCGccatttccaacaggtggcgctatagagttcaagttctttttctctctgaagaggcaatttgcctatTAAATTTTCCAgacgagcattgcacagcgaataatcctccttaccttgacaagccagagctggtatgtcactctccacaaggagaaacgttactcctaaaaaaaaaaagaaaaaaacatttttttttttgctgttttccctTTTTTGAGAcctatattgtttttatttttccattgactgaACTGTATCAGAACTTCTTTTTTTGCTCAGAAAGATGACCATTGTATCGATGCCAGTTTAGAATACATGCAATGTTATGATCGCTTCTTAATGTATTAGTGAGGTCTGGTGATAAATAACACAATTCTGACTTTTCCCTAGTACTTGCAGTACGGATTCATTCATTTTGTATTTTGATAAGTCACATTTTTTATggatacagcaataccaaatatgtatagatttaatttttttttattttttatggggagaAATGccagtgatttgaatttttatattgttTATATTTTCTTTTTAATACTTTTTAATTGCCTGCTGCATCGAAATGATTAATAGCAGAAATCGAAGCTTAACTTTGACCGCTGCTGTTAGAGACAGATGTCGactatgtaaggctagtttcacatttgcgtttggaggagctgcggagggctgcggacttcctccgtgaagccccgccctcggccgcacctccgcctctagctctgcctacttctgcatgcggcctgcgtacctatctttaacattaggtacgcaggtcgtgccgctgtatgcggatgtttccgcatgcgtcgttatgacgatgcggaaaaaaaaaattgctaccagctgcgttctacgctggtcaccgcatcgtcaaaacgacgcatgcggaagcatccgcatacagtggcacgacctgcgtacctaatgttaaagataggtacacaggccgcatgcagaagtaggcggagctagaggcggaggtgcggccaagggcggggcttcacgga from Ranitomeya variabilis isolate aRanVar5 chromosome 3, aRanVar5.hap1, whole genome shotgun sequence includes:
- the LOC143817614 gene encoding uncharacterized protein LOC143817614 — its product is MLFLEAIDTIVRNSKSTHELLNRRKVVRGVIATHLKNEGISVPTNFTKNEVIQKTLAHWNNLESIPAVIFTPIKDPVTSSPVIIPQKISDVPVQQRQKAWSNVPLSLFSTDISKLSIHSSQREEKREQRSPMQTCRPQEIIPATIFTPIKHPVTPPSIITPAKVSDMSFQQRQKVSSNVLIVPDISKLSIHSSQRGERKEQRSPSQTCYPQTVPHMTTHSKIQAVPKTEKVLDTRYTNFMQCNRKVFQPPTIPPSLPYKINTKEVVTSLSSTTKCSPATESEKADGCYCLQDKEHTSYIWPVDCGTFTHDFCKWFYTLLNSQHESSGLQKKDWGPQHFLENAVLQLTYMSVKTKYNGGRSASARLLALVHEDKLSFQPNLTSKGIKCKKSPEGIVVMMVSGTIFRDNDLFFGTFDQVFEVVWNSTSNNWKIQFIVLNIQKIENNEIMK